A window of Microcystis aeruginosa FD4 contains these coding sequences:
- a CDS encoding GUN4 domain-containing protein — translation MILTVSGYPLPSYLITERLSTSTLKPGKFTDRLPPDALLKGKKGATLKMDVATEVGMSGGAVVNKNGELVGILVEADKDASGNKSSPLAIPIDLYPQWQAIRNSQRLSSPLPSPNQTLEQLLAAKKWGAANDKTWEILLSKGDSDKSGDLNSFEVKNLECETLRYLNRKWSEASKKRYGFEVQSRIYSEYHQQDIVSNIDQYTRFAKRLGWFDNIQNISTLSVESLYNRKNPHDGFYPIWFVYGRELGKSPFGLPAPLDDILYKDPNITWGSRGTILNSKIQECVNYY, via the coding sequence ATGATTCTAACCGTTTCTGGCTATCCGCTTCCTTCCTATCTGATTACAGAAAGGCTATCTACTTCCACCCTTAAACCGGGTAAATTTACTGATAGATTACCTCCTGATGCTCTACTAAAAGGGAAAAAGGGGGCGACGCTGAAGATGGATGTAGCAACGGAAGTCGGAATGAGTGGCGGCGCGGTTGTCAATAAAAATGGTGAATTAGTCGGAATATTAGTCGAAGCAGATAAAGACGCTTCTGGGAATAAATCTTCACCTTTAGCGATTCCTATTGATTTATATCCTCAGTGGCAAGCGATTCGGAATTCTCAAAGATTATCTTCCCCTCTTCCCTCTCCCAATCAAACTTTGGAGCAATTACTAGCAGCTAAAAAATGGGGAGCAGCAAATGATAAAACTTGGGAGATTTTACTAAGTAAAGGCGATTCAGATAAGTCAGGCGATCTAAATAGTTTTGAGGTGAAGAATTTAGAATGTGAAACATTGAGGTATCTAAATAGAAAGTGGAGTGAAGCCTCCAAAAAAAGGTACGGTTTTGAGGTGCAAAGTAGAATTTATAGCGAATATCATCAACAAGATATCGTGTCGAACATTGATCAATATACAAGATTCGCTAAGAGATTAGGATGGTTTGACAATATTCAAAACATATCAACCCTTTCCGTCGAGAGCCTATACAATCGAAAAAATCCTCATGATGGTTTTTATCCGATTTGGTTTGTTTATGGCAGGGAATTAGGAAAAAGTCCTTTCGGTTTACCCGCGCCTCTTGATGATATCTTATATAAAGATCCGAATATAACTTGGGGAAGTAGGGGAACTATCTTAAATAGTAAAATACAGGAGTGTGTGAATTATTATTGA
- a CDS encoding photosystem II protein Y codes for MDWRVLIVLTPLLIAGGWAVFNIGAAAIRQAQQFLSKQS; via the coding sequence ATGGACTGGAGAGTGTTAATCGTTTTAACCCCTTTGCTTATTGCTGGTGGCTGGGCTGTCTTCAACATCGGCGCTGCCGCTATTAGACAAGCTCAACAGTTTCTCAGCAAACAAAGTTAA
- the purB gene encoding adenylosuccinate lyase, translating into MIERYTLPAMGNLWTDRYKYQTWLEVEIAVCEAQAELGYIPADAVAEIKAKANFNPDRILEIEAEVRHDVIAFLTNVNEYVGEPGRYIHWGLTSSDVLDTALSLQLVASLNLILEQLEDFIQALRYRAQEHRYTVMVGRSHGIHAEPITFGFKLAGWLAEVLRGRDRLIRLRQDIAIGKISGAVGTYANIDPKIEALTCQKLGLEPDTASTQVISRDRHADYVQQLALLAASIERFAVEIRNLQRTDVLEVEEYFSKGQKGSSAMPHKRNPIRSERLTGMARIIRSHSVSALENIALWHERDISHSSVERVMLPDVCILTHFMLKEITDLVKNLLVYPENMKRNMNVYGGVIFSQRVLLTLVSKGISRESAYKIVQENAHRAWNSDNGNFKAFISQDERVTGILSPDEIESCFDPQQHLNHLNSIYQRLDI; encoded by the coding sequence GTGATCGAGCGTTATACTCTCCCTGCAATGGGGAATTTGTGGACGGATAGATATAAATATCAAACATGGCTAGAGGTAGAGATAGCCGTCTGTGAAGCGCAAGCAGAATTAGGCTATATTCCCGCAGATGCAGTGGCAGAAATTAAGGCAAAGGCTAATTTTAATCCCGATCGCATTTTAGAAATAGAGGCAGAAGTACGCCACGATGTCATCGCCTTTTTAACAAATGTTAACGAATATGTGGGCGAGCCGGGGCGTTATATTCATTGGGGTTTAACCAGTTCTGATGTACTAGATACTGCCCTGTCTTTACAATTAGTCGCCAGTTTAAACCTGATTTTAGAACAATTAGAAGATTTTATTCAAGCCCTGCGCTATCGCGCCCAAGAACACCGTTATACAGTCATGGTGGGACGTTCCCACGGCATTCACGCCGAACCGATCACCTTTGGCTTTAAACTAGCGGGATGGTTAGCGGAAGTGCTGCGAGGACGCGATCGTTTAATTCGCTTGCGCCAAGACATCGCCATCGGTAAAATATCCGGTGCAGTGGGAACCTATGCCAATATTGACCCGAAAATTGAGGCGTTAACCTGTCAGAAGTTAGGATTAGAACCGGATACCGCTTCCACTCAAGTGATCTCTCGCGATCGACACGCCGATTATGTGCAACAATTAGCCTTATTAGCGGCTTCGATCGAACGTTTTGCCGTGGAGATTCGCAACCTGCAAAGAACCGATGTCCTAGAAGTAGAGGAATACTTTTCCAAAGGACAAAAAGGCTCCTCCGCTATGCCCCATAAACGTAATCCCATCCGTTCAGAACGCTTAACGGGAATGGCGAGAATTATCCGTAGTCATAGCGTTTCCGCTTTAGAAAATATCGCCCTCTGGCACGAAAGAGATATTTCCCATAGTTCCGTGGAACGGGTAATGCTGCCGGATGTTTGCATTTTGACCCACTTTATGCTCAAGGAAATCACCGATTTAGTCAAAAATCTGCTGGTATATCCCGAAAACATGAAGCGGAATATGAATGTTTACGGTGGCGTGATTTTCAGTCAAAGAGTTCTTTTAACTTTAGTGAGTAAGGGAATTAGCCGGGAATCTGCCTATAAAATCGTCCAAGAAAACGCCCATCGCGCTTGGAACAGCGATAACGGCAATTTTAAAGCTTTTATCAGCCAAGATGAGCGAGTTACTGGTATTTTATCCCCCGACGAGATCGAAAGTTGCTTTGATCCCCAGCAGCACCTAAATCATCTTAATAGCATCTACCAAAGGTTAGATATTTAA
- a CDS encoding TIGR02652 family protein, with product MINASLQYPVFGPDIHCPHCRQLIPALTLTDTYLCPRHGAFEADPKTGELVHLQSGRHWRLWNGEWYRQHTHPDGIRFEIHEALDRLYTQGFKATKVIIANRYRDLVSSYLERNTAWRGNGPGEAAIPRLYGLPVEFSPDAPDEPCWDVINFDLEKEPGVPKRYPYFRLFD from the coding sequence ATGATCAATGCAAGTTTACAATACCCTGTTTTTGGCCCCGATATCCATTGTCCTCACTGTCGGCAGCTAATCCCCGCCCTCACTTTGACGGATACCTATTTGTGTCCGCGCCATGGGGCTTTTGAAGCCGATCCCAAAACGGGTGAGTTGGTTCACTTGCAGTCAGGACGGCATTGGCGACTCTGGAATGGTGAGTGGTATCGTCAACACACTCACCCGGATGGTATTCGTTTTGAGATTCACGAAGCACTCGATCGCCTCTATACTCAAGGATTCAAGGCGACTAAAGTAATTATTGCCAACCGTTATCGCGATTTAGTTAGTTCCTACCTAGAACGTAACACCGCTTGGCGGGGTAATGGACCGGGTGAAGCCGCTATTCCCCGTCTCTACGGTTTACCAGTAGAATTTAGCCCCGATGCTCCCGATGAACCCTGTTGGGATGTAATTAACTTTGATCTGGAAAAAGAACCGGGGGTTCCCAAACGTTACCCCTATTTTCGTCTTTTTGACTGA
- a CDS encoding nucleotidyltransferase family protein yields MTITAIDLPMEKIAQFCDRWQVTEFALFGSVLREDFRPDSDIDVMVEFHPEAHPTFSTLDQMEAELKSIFDRDVDLITRQGIATSRNYLRRNQILSSAQVIYATGSPIPA; encoded by the coding sequence ATGACGATTACCGCGATCGACCTACCGATGGAAAAAATTGCCCAGTTTTGCGATCGCTGGCAAGTAACCGAATTTGCTCTATTCGGCTCCGTCCTGCGCGAAGACTTCCGCCCCGACAGCGACATTGATGTTATGGTGGAATTTCATCCAGAAGCTCACCCCACATTCAGCACCCTAGACCAAATGGAAGCAGAGCTAAAAAGCATTTTCGATCGAGATGTTGACCTGATTACCCGCCAAGGCATTGCCACCAGTCGCAACTACCTACGCCGTAATCAAATCCTTTCTTCGGCTCAAGTGATTTATGCAACGGGATCCCCAATTCCTGCTTGA
- a CDS encoding gamma carbonic anhydrase family protein, with protein sequence MSLDNLRSTSNFWPLVDVSQAAFIAPNATVMGDISLAVGVSVWYGAVLRADVERIEIGAYTNIQDGAILHGDPGKITILEDYVTIGHRAVIHAAHIERGCLIGIGAVILDGVRVGAGSIVGAGSIVTKDIPPRSLVVGIPAKRVREVSPQEAQELIEHAERYAKLALVHGGKGTDTGFPKRAD encoded by the coding sequence ATGTCTTTAGATAACTTAAGATCAACTTCTAATTTCTGGCCGCTTGTCGATGTCAGTCAAGCGGCTTTTATTGCCCCTAATGCCACGGTAATGGGCGATATTTCCCTAGCTGTGGGGGTGAGTGTTTGGTATGGGGCGGTATTGCGCGCCGACGTGGAACGCATCGAAATTGGGGCTTATACTAATATCCAAGATGGGGCAATCCTACACGGAGATCCGGGCAAAATTACTATCCTTGAAGATTATGTCACCATCGGGCATCGGGCGGTAATTCACGCAGCCCATATTGAACGCGGTTGTTTAATCGGCATTGGGGCAGTGATTCTCGATGGTGTGCGCGTCGGGGCGGGTAGTATTGTCGGGGCGGGTAGTATTGTGACAAAAGATATACCACCGCGATCTTTAGTGGTGGGTATTCCCGCTAAACGCGTCCGGGAAGTGTCGCCACAGGAGGCTCAAGAGTTGATCGAACACGCCGAGCGCTATGCTAAACTTGCCCTCGTTCATGGGGGAAAAGGTACTGATACCGGATTCCCAAAACGGGCGGATTAG
- a CDS encoding COP23 domain-containing protein, protein MNVFWRYFSLAFVVMLSNGFTPQQGRTESPKVTCQIESYPSTKQKVPTTMIQNGTANLVPFIYWVEEVAEEKPLERCKEVSEIIQARYDDKTWSRSFLRTGKSSDNYPIICFVKEPKDKACDTERELIVKLKRGENAERALDKMLALRYRTDLKLTGEFRFYYGETHREVYIHVKKFIEEVERSRTERQ, encoded by the coding sequence ATGAATGTTTTCTGGCGCTATTTCTCCTTGGCATTTGTTGTTATGCTTTCTAATGGTTTCACCCCACAACAAGGGCGAACGGAATCACCCAAAGTTACCTGTCAAATAGAAAGCTATCCCTCCACAAAGCAAAAAGTTCCCACGACAATGATCCAGAACGGAACGGCGAATTTAGTACCATTTATTTATTGGGTGGAGGAAGTTGCGGAGGAAAAGCCTCTAGAGCGGTGCAAGGAAGTTTCTGAGATTATTCAAGCAAGATATGACGATAAAACTTGGAGTCGTTCTTTTTTACGGACGGGAAAATCTAGTGATAATTATCCGATCATTTGTTTTGTCAAGGAACCCAAAGATAAAGCTTGCGATACCGAAAGAGAACTTATCGTTAAATTAAAGCGAGGGGAGAACGCGGAGAGAGCTTTAGATAAAATGTTAGCCCTTCGCTATCGGACGGATTTAAAATTAACGGGAGAGTTTCGTTTTTATTATGGAGAGACTCACCGAGAGGTTTATATTCATGTCAAGAAGTTTATCGAAGAAGTGGAGCGATCGAGGACTGAAAGACAATGA
- a CDS encoding antitoxin yields the protein MKREYDLANMKSRPNPFSQQLKKQVTLTLGIEVIEYFEKKAKQKGISYQELIDLYLQDCMENQRELSFD from the coding sequence ATGAAACGTGAATATGACCTTGCTAACATGAAAAGTCGTCCTAATCCTTTTTCTCAACAATTAAAGAAACAAGTCACCCTGACTTTAGGAATTGAAGTAATTGAGTATTTTGAGAAGAAAGCCAAGCAAAAGGGTATTTCTTATCAAGAGTTAATAGATTTATATCTTCAAGATTGTATGGAAAATCAAAGGGAGTTATCCTTTGATTAA
- a CDS encoding trypsin-like peptidase domain-containing protein, whose product MIKRWFAWLGIVSILIPFSVAIAQLDQSQLKEITVRIDVEGSYKEDGGSGVIVRQQGQFYTILTAYHVVQEKRNYKVLIFNPSNRQIIGSHIINEKNIKQIDDYDLAEITIQSSAKYRTANIGDSQQLQPTDDSNRFWLSASFLSDYRKAIYFHP is encoded by the coding sequence ATGATAAAAAGATGGTTCGCTTGGTTGGGTATTGTCTCAATATTGATACCTTTTTCTGTGGCGATCGCTCAGTTGGATCAATCACAATTAAAGGAGATTACCGTCAGAATTGATGTAGAAGGAAGCTATAAAGAGGATGGAGGTTCTGGGGTAATCGTTCGCCAGCAAGGACAATTCTACACGATTCTAACAGCATATCATGTGGTGCAAGAAAAGAGAAACTATAAAGTTTTAATTTTTAATCCTTCTAATCGGCAAATAATCGGTAGCCACATCATTAATGAGAAAAATATTAAGCAAATTGACGATTACGATCTAGCGGAGATTACAATACAAAGTTCTGCTAAATATCGAACGGCGAATATAGGAGATAGCCAGCAATTACAACCCACCGATGATTCTAACCGTTTCTGGCTATCCGCTTCCTTCCTATCTGATTACAGAAAGGCTATCTACTTCCACCCTTAA
- a CDS encoding HepT-like ribonuclease domain-containing protein produces the protein MQRDPQFLLDMLQSAELVMIYTAQCSKAEFVANVQLQDSVIRRLLVIAEAAGRVSQTTRQNLPNIAWQEIKGMRNRLVHEYNDVNLNIVWDVVQSQLPLLIEELKGQIPPER, from the coding sequence ATGCAACGGGATCCCCAATTCCTGCTTGATATGCTGCAATCCGCAGAACTGGTCATGATCTACACGGCTCAATGCTCGAAAGCTGAGTTCGTCGCTAATGTGCAGCTTCAAGATTCAGTAATTCGACGGCTCTTGGTGATTGCCGAAGCCGCCGGACGAGTTTCCCAAACAACCCGACAGAACTTGCCCAACATTGCTTGGCAAGAAATCAAGGGAATGCGAAATCGGTTGGTACATGAGTATAATGATGTCAACCTCAACATCGTTTGGGATGTGGTTCAATCGCAGCTCCCATTACTAATTGAGGAGTTAAAGGGGCAAATTCCTCCTGAACGTTGA
- a CDS encoding FAD-binding oxidoreductase, protein MKSNCQNLIQELAHLEIITDPGQVAKLSLDYYHFSPILEAQLQDNRADLVIRPQNSQEVIDIAKTCVKYQIPLTVRGAGTGNYGQCVPLRGGVILDTTKLTKIISIEPGTARVEAGVKMAFFDKQARAIGWELRMAPSTYRTATIGGFIGGGSVGMGSINYGQLKDRGNLQAVQLVTLEAEPKIIELRGDEVEKVNHAYGTNGIITELEIALAPCYPWAEFIVTFTDFITAAKFSQALGDSDGIVKKMVSVHSWPIPAYFTALKDYLPTGKAAVLLIVSAGDRVALKSLIQEYNGELTYYKTPEETQKGHSILEFTWNHTTLHARSFNPKITYLQAFYFNLATVEKLYNYFGEEIMMHLEFLKFQGKVIPAGLPLLEFTTETRLNEIIAIYEQQGAAIANPHTYIMEDGGSRQINPLQLEFKKLVDPYGLNNPGKMRAWIEARG, encoded by the coding sequence ATGAAATCTAACTGTCAAAATCTCATTCAAGAACTTGCCCATCTGGAAATTATCACCGATCCGGGGCAAGTGGCGAAACTTTCCCTAGATTATTATCATTTTAGTCCCATTTTAGAGGCACAACTGCAAGATAACCGGGCTGATTTAGTCATTCGTCCCCAGAATAGCCAAGAAGTTATTGACATCGCTAAAACCTGCGTTAAATACCAAATTCCTTTAACAGTTAGAGGTGCGGGTACAGGTAATTATGGTCAATGTGTTCCCTTGCGGGGAGGAGTAATTTTAGACACGACCAAACTAACAAAAATTATCTCGATCGAACCGGGGACAGCGCGAGTAGAAGCGGGGGTAAAAATGGCATTTTTTGATAAACAAGCTCGCGCAATTGGTTGGGAATTAAGAATGGCTCCCTCTACCTATCGGACGGCGACAATTGGCGGTTTTATCGGGGGTGGCAGTGTGGGCATGGGTTCAATTAATTATGGACAATTGAAGGATAGGGGCAATCTGCAAGCAGTGCAATTAGTCACCCTAGAAGCGGAACCAAAAATTATCGAACTACGGGGGGATGAGGTAGAAAAAGTCAATCATGCCTACGGAACAAATGGCATTATTACCGAGTTAGAAATAGCCCTCGCTCCCTGTTATCCTTGGGCAGAATTTATCGTTACTTTTACCGATTTTATTACCGCCGCTAAATTCAGTCAAGCCCTCGGTGATAGTGATGGTATTGTCAAGAAAATGGTTAGTGTTCACTCCTGGCCAATTCCCGCTTATTTTACTGCTCTTAAGGATTATTTACCCACGGGAAAAGCGGCAGTTTTGTTAATAGTATCGGCAGGCGATCGAGTCGCCTTAAAGTCTTTAATTCAAGAATATAATGGTGAACTTACTTACTATAAAACGCCAGAAGAAACTCAAAAAGGCCATAGTATCTTAGAATTTACTTGGAATCATACCACTCTCCATGCGCGTAGTTTTAACCCCAAGATAACTTATCTACAAGCTTTTTATTTTAATCTAGCCACGGTAGAGAAACTCTATAATTATTTTGGGGAGGAAATAATGATGCACCTAGAATTTTTGAAATTTCAAGGTAAAGTTATTCCCGCCGGTCTTCCCTTGCTAGAATTTACCACAGAAACTCGATTAAATGAGATTATTGCTATCTATGAACAACAGGGGGCAGCTATTGCCAACCCTCACACTTATATCATGGAAGATGGCGGCAGCAGACAGATTAATCCGCTGCAACTAGAATTTAAAAAACTCGTCGATCCCTACGGATTGAACAATCCGGGTAAAATGCGAGCATGGATTGAAGCAAGGGGGTAG
- a CDS encoding HigA family addiction module antitoxin, whose product MNNWKSSIHPVEILADELEEIDLTISQLAQKIYVSEETLYHIVQGNANLTGDIALKLGRFFNTGAELWMNLQKAYELDVARENLGNRLEEIIPYQPVSSL is encoded by the coding sequence ATGAATAATTGGAAAAGCTCCATTCACCCCGTTGAAATTCTTGCGGATGAATTAGAAGAAATTGATCTTACTATCTCTCAGCTTGCCCAAAAAATTTATGTTTCGGAAGAAACTCTCTATCACATCGTACAGGGAAACGCGAATCTCACGGGAGATATTGCTTTAAAATTAGGACGTTTCTTTAATACTGGTGCTGAACTGTGGATGAATTTACAAAAGGCTTATGAATTGGATGTAGCCAGAGAAAATCTAGGCAATAGGCTAGAAGAAATCATTCCCTATCAACCTGTTTCTTCTTTATAG